The proteins below are encoded in one region of Malaclemys terrapin pileata isolate rMalTer1 chromosome 20, rMalTer1.hap1, whole genome shotgun sequence:
- the FBXO46 gene encoding F-box only protein 46, which translates to MDQNTFSHIQLWCPRPFGTYSQNKPCGGSPVKKPFGDFACRTKEGEDSGEACSENTPPAPAPPPPLVSPSPSQGEEGRVLLDTWYVIKPGNTKEKIAFFVAHQCSSSSRTSTMKVKGKWGSDSSKAKRRRRSHDPSKGKPCPGKDKDGSKEAEDVYLCPEAHAEPGGDTDLLSVAEMVALVEQRTALALQSYSRPCAGGAPAAPASPVVFLSADQEQADGEKKVAGGGGGQDCSRVAEAVAHFESQQEERSVEAAECVANSQHSPGEVRIAFRISSSRDPRSPPEVGSGARPNCMFMSCGTGGSATGSGAHAKDKITCDLYQLISPSRDSLPNNVDFLLSSAAPKGDGASEPPDLEMNCGESQALPGKLDAVPEGRAGEKLGGPAATPRDCVAGFHVDVVVTGVVDQCVFFGKDSTKNMKEETVCLTVGSPTPDGLCSACEDPPPGQLFFLHAQPPRPEDTREAAGSLLDSKNTGEGGVEWPDGPGLEPAASDTSLCRLYRHVSHDFLEIRFKIQRLLEPRQYMLLLPEHIMVKIFSYLPTQSLAALKCTCHYFKSIIETFGVQATDSRWNRDPLYRDDPCKQCKKHYEKGDVSLCRWHPKPYHHDLPYGRSYWMCCRRTDKDTPGCRVGLHDNNWVLPCDMLRDRAARREDGR; encoded by the coding sequence ATGGATCAGAACACCTTCTCGCACATCCAGCTGTGGTGCCCGCGGCCCTTCGGCACCTACTCCCAGAACAAGCCGTGCGGCGGCAGCCCGGTGAAGAAGCCCTTTGGGGACTTCGCCTGCAGaaccaaggagggggaggacagcgGGGAGGCCTGCTCTGAGAACACcccgcccgccccggccccgccgcctCCCCTggtttcccccagccccagccagggggagGAGGGCCGGGTGCTGCTGGACACCTGGTACGTCATCAAGCCAGGCAACACCAAGGAGAAGATCGCCTTCTTCGTGGCCCACCAGTGCAGCAGTAGCAGCCGCACCAGCACCATGAAGGTCAAGGGCAAATGGGGGAGCGACAGCTCGAAGGCCAAGCGCCGGCGGCGCTCGCATGACCCCAGCAAGGGCAAGCCGTGCCCGGGGAAGGACAAGGACGGCAGCAAGGAGGCGGAGGACGTGTACCTGTGCCCGGAGGCCCACGCCGAGCCGGGCGGCGACACGGACCTGCTCTCCGTGGCCGAGATGGTGGCCCTGGTGGAGCAGCGGACGGCGCTGGCTCTGCAGAGCTACTCGCGGCCTTGCGCCGGGGGGGCGCCCGCGGCCCCGGCCTCCCCCGTGGTGTTCCTCTCTGCAGATCAGGAGCAGGCGGACGGGGAGAAGAAAGTGGCGGGCGGAGGTGGGGGCCAGGACTGCAGCCGGGTGGCCGAGGCGGTGGCCCATTTCGAGTCGCAGCAGGAGGAGCGGAGCGTCGAGGCGGCTGAGTGTGTGGCCAACTCCCAGCATAGCCCCGGCGAGGTGCGCATCGCCTTCCGCATctccagcagccgggaccctcgCTCGCCCCCCGAGGTGGGCTCCGGCGCCCGCCCCAACTGCATGTTCATGAGCTGCGGCACCGGGGGCTCTGCCACCGGCTCCGGCGCCCATGCCAAGGACAAGATCACTTGCGACCTCTACCAGTTGATCAGCCCCTCCCGCGACTCCCTGCCCAACAATGTGGACTTCCTGCTGTCCAGTGCTGCGCCCAAGGGCGACGGGGCCAGCGAGCCGCCCGATTTGGAGATGAACTGCGGCGAGAGCCAGGCCTTGCCGGGCAAGCTGGACGCCGTCCCTGAAGGCAGGGccggggagaagctgggggggcCAGCGGCGACGCCCCGGGACTGCGTGGCCGGCTTCCACGTGGACGTGGTGGTGACGGGCGTGGTGGATCAGTGCGTCTTCTTCGGCAAGGACAGCACCAAGAACATGAAGGAGGAGACGGTGTGTCTGACGGTGGGGTCCCCCACCCCGGACGGGCTGTGCTCCGCCTGCGAGGATCCACCCCCCGGCCAGCTCTTCTTCCTTCAcgcccagcccccccggcccgAGGACACCCGGGAGGCTGCCGGCTCCCTCCTGGACAGCAAGAACACCGGCGAGGGGGGCGTGGAGTGGCCGGATGGGCCCGGGCTGGAGCCAGCGGCCTCGGACACCTCGCTGTGCCGTCTCTACCGGCACGTCTCCCACGACTTCCTGGAGATCCGCTTCAAGATCCAGCGGTTGCTGGAGCCCCGTCAGTACATGCTGCTGCTCCCCGAGCACATCATGGTGAAGATCTTCAGTTACCTTCCCACCCAGTCGCTGGCCGCCTTGAAATGCACCTGCCACTACTTCAAATCCATCATCGAGACGTTCGGCGTGCAGGCCACGGACTCCCGCTGGAACCGGGACCCGCTGTACCGGGACGACCCCTGCAAGCAGTGCAAGAAACACTACGAGAAGGGGGACGTGTCCCTGTGCCGCTGGCACCCCAAGCCCTACCACCACGACTTGCCTTACGGACGCTCCTACTGGATGTGCTGCCGGCGCACGGACAAGGACACGCCGGGCTGCCGGGTGGGGCTGCACGATAACAACTGGGTGCTGCCCTGCGACATGCTGAGGGACCGAGCGGCCAGGCGGGAGGAcgggaggtga